From a region of the Hemitrygon akajei chromosome 16, sHemAka1.3, whole genome shotgun sequence genome:
- the LOC140740012 gene encoding endogenous retrovirus group 3 member 1 Env polyprotein-like, with amino-acid sequence MNSMWTVTLLTVIYLILYVGKIEGKCDKCRNRVLEKGKERPGALVSHSHVNDQCYGKEKEECEEGGIKYTLRKNRGYPGGSVREEKGEGRSWSVRESTCPETEWICERKEKGRAEFGGVREEWGTYGKTRPEMKENLFIDLATRIATSLNVSDCWVCGGPHMSEQWPWIGESLSVWELLAHDWDKKRTGRTQEWKLTNYPEGQVCVERKGKVKVGESPCQSIKLAKTKNNATWWPEEPTWYITKGAKDNCTAMGNNSGIWNCSGHNPYEGIPSVWKAWRKARKGGFVPEGLFWICGNQAYTKLPKGWGGVCFLGLIRPEFFLLPQDEDRELGIKLFDSLRREKREIKVGEWGDEWPPARIIEYYGPATWAQDGSWGYRTPVYMLNRIIRLQAVVEVITNQTALALELLAEQQSQMRTAIYQNRLALDYLLASEGGVCGKFNLTNCCLKINDNGKAVLKISDKIRKLAHVPVQTWRSLGNLSWLDSLLGGSWWRIALLIFGGILIMIIILPCLIPCLRALITRVVVQVMQPGNPADPAKMLLQRGRELEEWNPWTNP; translated from the coding sequence atgaactcaatgtggactgttacattattgactgtaatatatttaattctgtatgtgggaaaaatagaagggaaatgtgacaagtgtagGAACCGAGttttggagaaaggaaaagaacgaCCCGGGGCCCTTGTGTCACATTCACATGTAAATGACCAATgttatggaaaagaaaaagaggaatgtgAAGAGGGAGGAATAAAATATACCCTGAGAAAGAACAGGGGATACCCCGGTGGATCAgtgagagaagaaaaaggagaagggagaagttGGAGTGTACGAGAAAGTACATGCCCTGAGACAGAATGGATatgtgaaaggaaagaaaaaggaagggcagagtttggtggagtcagagaagaatggggaACCTATGGAAAAACAAGACCGGAAATGAAGGAAAACCTGTTTATAGACTTAGCAACTCGAATAGCTACAAGTTTAAATGTAagtgactgttgggtttgtgggggACCCCACATGAGCGAGCAATGGCCATGGATAGGTGAGAGTTTGAGTGTGTGGGAGCTATTGGCTCATGATTGGGATAAGAAAAGGACTGGGAGGACGCAAGAATGGAAGTTAACAAACTATCCGGAAGGACAAGTATGTgtagaaagaaaagggaaggtgAAAGTAGGAGAAAGCCCATGTCAGAGTATAAAGTTggctaaaacaaaaaataatgccACTTGGTGGCCCGAGGAGCCGACTTGGTACATAACTAAAGGGGCAAAGGACAATTGTACGGCTATGGGAAACAATTCGGGAATCTGGAATTGCAGTGGGCATAACCCGTACGAAGGAATTCCCAGTGTTTGGAAAGCCTGGCGGAAAGCAAGGAAAGGAGGATTTGTCCCAGAAGGTCTGTTCTGGATTTGTGGGAATCAGGCATACACCAAATTGCcgaaaggatggggaggagtttgtttcTTAGGCCTTATAAGGCCAGAGTTCTTCCTCCTACCCCAGGATGAAGATAGGGAATTGGGAATCAAGTTATTTGACTCACTGAGAAGGGAGAagcgggagataaaggtgggagaatggggcgaCGAGTGGCCTCCAGCACGCATCATTGAATATTACGGACCAGCaacttgggcccaggatgggtcatgGGGTTACCGAACCCCGGTATATATGTTAAATCGAATAATACGCCTACAAGCTGTAGTAGAGGTGATCACCAACCAAACCGCATTGGCTCTGGAATtgctggctgagcagcaaagcCAGATGAGAACAGCCATATACCAAAATCGATTAGcattggattacctattggcctccgagggaggggtctgtggaaagttcaatctgacaaactgttgcctaaagataaatgataatggaaaggcagtgttgaaaatatccgacaaaattcggaagttGGCCCATGTGCCAGTACAAACTTGGAGATCCTTAGGGAACCTGAGTTGGCTGGATAGTCTGCTGGGAGGAAGCTGGTGGCGAATAGCCCTGTTAATATTTGGCGGAATACTCATAATGATAATCATATTACCATGCTTAATACCCTGCTTGAGAGCATTAATAACGCGAGTAGTAGTACAGGTAATGCAGCCAGGGAACCCAGCTGACCCGGCTAAAATGCTGTTGCAACGAGGCAGAGAACTGGAAGAGTGGAATCCCTGGACAAATCCTTAG